One stretch of Glycine soja cultivar W05 chromosome 7, ASM419377v2, whole genome shotgun sequence DNA includes these proteins:
- the LOC114420516 gene encoding uncharacterized protein LOC114420516 encodes MKALNLATEFEMQSMKETKTIKSYADKQLSIANKVRLLGKDFPNERIVQKIVVTIPEKYESKISALEESKELSNITLGELVNALQAQEHRRMMRHGVAIQGAFHIKAQNIGGGKDKKNN; translated from the coding sequence ATGAAGGCACTTAACTTGGCTACAGAATTTGAGATGCAAAGCATGAAGGAGACAAAAACTATCAAAAGTTATGCTGACAAACAGTTGAGCATTGCAAACAAGGTACGTCTCCTCGGTAAGGATTTTCCTAACGAAAGGATAGTGCAAAAAATAGTTGTTACTATACCTGAAAAATATGAATCCAAAATATCAGCATTAGAGGAGTCAAAAGAATTGTCAAATATCACCCTTGGAGAATTGGTAAATGCTTTACAGGCACAGGAACATAGGAGAATGATGAGACATGGGGTGGCAATACAAGGTGCTTTTCATATAAAAGCACAAAACATAGGAGGAGGCAAAGATAAGAAGAACAACTAA